From a single Nostoc sp. MS1 genomic region:
- a CDS encoding Rpn family recombination-promoting nuclease/putative transposase: protein MARELIARTRQEINTLTQQKQLLELIETILLYKFPSMSREEIESMFSLSDLKQTKVYQEAKQEGKQEGIQQGVRQEKLRLIPLLVKLGLSVEQTAQELNLQLEEVQQELHKQSLNQGQ from the coding sequence TTGGCTAGAGAGTTAATAGCTAGAACACGGCAGGAAATTAACACTCTAACCCAACAAAAACAGCTATTAGAATTGATAGAGACTATCTTGCTGTACAAATTCCCATCTATGAGTCGAGAGGAGATTGAAAGTATGTTTAGTTTAAGCGATTTGAAGCAGACGAAAGTTTATCAAGAAGCTAAACAGGAAGGTAAACAGGAAGGGATACAGCAAGGTGTGCGTCAAGAAAAGTTGAGGTTAATACCTTTGCTGGTGAAATTAGGGCTGAGTGTAGAGCAAACAGCACAAGAATTAAATTTGCAGTTAGAGGAAGTGCAGCAAGAATTACACAAACAATCCTTAAATCAAGGTCAGTAA
- a CDS encoding Bpu10I family restriction endonuclease → MSPISRNPLVHGSNLEQKEKHRTKYRDAESKNYLIEIRREYDKWHAANIELFGPTSNSTDQDNTIITKRVELLATYKNFIDQQQYAEKFDSRSNLHSSVLEEFLYYLFRDLAKDFGENALIGKSHTFKDIFFVPPNYSEMLKRPYARIERKDHDFVIGATVQASLEASVPPEQDKNPGEVLSLFKEEPEQYSEVTVTGNTETHIFDIPVVAIECKTYLDKTMLEGSSRAAEDLKARNPNSLYIVVMEWIKLTSDVNLRKYKVDQIYVLRQQKNTDREFRYEESYIKNPINSTVIQHLFYKVRKHLTTDWTGGIEYGIQRGWLIDE, encoded by the coding sequence ATGTCCCCAATTAGTAGAAACCCTTTAGTGCATGGCTCTAATCTTGAGCAGAAGGAAAAGCACCGCACAAAATATAGAGACGCTGAAAGTAAGAACTATCTTATTGAGATTCGACGTGAATATGATAAGTGGCACGCAGCAAATATTGAATTGTTTGGGCCAACATCAAATTCTACAGATCAAGATAATACCATTATTACTAAAAGAGTAGAACTACTCGCCACATACAAAAATTTTATAGATCAGCAACAGTATGCTGAGAAGTTTGACTCTAGATCCAATCTTCACTCTAGTGTATTAGAAGAATTTCTTTATTATCTTTTTAGAGATTTAGCAAAAGATTTTGGAGAGAATGCTCTAATTGGCAAGTCACATACCTTTAAAGATATCTTCTTTGTACCGCCGAACTACTCGGAAATGCTCAAACGCCCATATGCTCGCATTGAGAGAAAAGATCATGATTTTGTCATTGGAGCAACTGTTCAAGCGTCATTAGAAGCATCAGTTCCTCCAGAACAAGATAAAAATCCCGGTGAAGTACTTTCATTATTTAAGGAAGAACCAGAACAATACTCAGAAGTTACAGTTACAGGTAATACCGAAACTCACATTTTCGATATTCCAGTTGTAGCAATTGAATGTAAGACTTATCTTGATAAAACTATGCTTGAAGGCTCATCAAGAGCAGCAGAGGATTTAAAAGCGAGGAATCCGAATAGTTTATATATTGTAGTTATGGAGTGGATTAAGCTGACTAGTGATGTCAATCTCCGCAAGTATAAGGTTGATCAAATTTATGTACTACGTCAGCAGAAAAATACTGATAGAGAATTTAGATATGAAGAAAGCTATATCAAAAATCCAATTAATTCAACCGTGATTCAACATTTATTCTATAAAGTACGAAAGCATCTTACAACGGACTGGACAGGCGGAATCGAGTACGGCATACAACGTGGATGGTTAATTGATGAGTAG